The Bombus pyrosoma isolate SC7728 linkage group LG3, ASM1482585v1, whole genome shotgun sequence genome has a segment encoding these proteins:
- the LOC122565962 gene encoding F-box only protein 7 produces MLKSILAEECTRTKLAPSLERVLNDLDRESTHHDYIVALIIVLLAEAGFYLSSSYSDRPQCPKLLYIPKSWKSRDTGIYEMYFQLESVPDIECKLVAVPLGDTLILNFFPLMDGKTTYSISVQTLKYVNPYSSDLCGRYMNLKAISHRFKDQLSTPVRKDLFIKAGVMGPSLQTIPIELKFRILRLLDAYSVTKMAQCCREFRDICSESQLWKDLLYRDFPGCYRTVSNDKDCYRFRSHHEEVTTHTRPTLDP; encoded by the exons atgttGAAATCAATTTTAGCAGAAGAATGTACTCGTACCAAATTAGCACCATCGTTAGAAAGAGTATTAAACGATTTAGACAGAGAATCCACGCATCACGATTATATTGTTGctttaataatagtattattaGCAGAGGCtggtttttatttatcatcgtCATATAGTGACCGGCCACAATG TCCAAAACTACTCTATATACCAAAAAGTTGGAAATCACGAGACACTggaatatatgaaatgtattttcaacTAGAAAGTGTTCCTGATATAGAGTGCAAACTAGTTGCAGTCCCTCTGGGAGACACAttgattttgaatttttttcccCTTATGGATGGAAAAACGACTTACAGTATAAGTGTACAGACTCTGAAGTATGTTAATCCTTACTCGAGTGATCTTTGTGGACGGTACATGAATCTTAAAGCAATATCTCACag gTTTAAGGATCAATTGTCTACACCAGTGCGTAAAGATCTATTTATCAAAGCTGGTGTGATGGGTCCTAGTCTTCAAACTATTCCAATTGAGTTGAAGTTCAGAATTTTAAGACTGCTAGATGCCTATAGTGTAACAAAGATGGCACAGTGTTGTAGAGAATTCCGTGATATATGCTCAGAATCACAATTATGGAAGGATTTACTATATAGGGATTTTCCAGGATGTTACCGTACAGTATCAAATGACAAAGACTGCTATCGTTTTAG gtctcaccacgaggaggtgactacgcaTACGAGACCCACCCTGGACCCTTAA